The proteins below are encoded in one region of Puntigrus tetrazona isolate hp1 chromosome 5, ASM1883169v1, whole genome shotgun sequence:
- the LOC122345984 gene encoding oxysterol-binding protein 2 isoform X2 — translation MSEQGKSAASTPASGTPAPGSDTYKGWLFKWTNYIKGYQRRWFVLSNGLLSYYRTQAEMAHTCRGTINLATAHIDTEDACNIVLSSGGRTYHLKASTEVERQRWVTALELAKAKAIRMMNDQSDNGSTAPLTHCYQSGKVTGLLTEALHHVCRVGV, via the exons ATGAGCGAGCAGGGCAAGAGTGCCGCGTCCACGCCAGCGAGCGGGACACCGGCCCCGGGCTCGGACACCTACAAAGGCTGGCTCTTTAAATGGACTAACTACATCAAAGGTTACCAGCGCAGATGGTTCGTGCTCAGCAACGGACTGCTGTCCTATTACAG GACGCAGGCAGAGATGGCCCATACGTGCCGCGGCACCATCAACCTGGCCACAGCTCACATCGACACCGAAGACGCCTGCAATATTGTTCTGAGCAGTGGGGGGCGCACTTACCATCTGAAAGCCAGCACAGAGGTGGAGAGGCAGAGATGGGTCACAGCGCTGGAGCTGGCCAAGGCCAAAGCCATCCGAATGATGAACGATCAGTCCG ACAATGGCTCCACAGCCCCGCTAACACACTGTTATCAGTCTGGTAAGGTGACTGGTCTTCTTACGGAGGCTTTGCATCATGTTTGCAGGGTTGGTGTGTAG
- the LOC122345984 gene encoding oxysterol-binding protein 2 isoform X1 — translation MSEQGKSAASTPASGTPAPGSDTYKGWLFKWTNYIKGYQRRWFVLSNGLLSYYRTQAEMAHTCRGTINLATAHIDTEDACNIVLSSGGRTYHLKASTEVERQRWVTALELAKAKAIRMMNDQSGLVCSSECLQKITGLSNKNFLLPVQSGEQIYTGHVI, via the exons ATGAGCGAGCAGGGCAAGAGTGCCGCGTCCACGCCAGCGAGCGGGACACCGGCCCCGGGCTCGGACACCTACAAAGGCTGGCTCTTTAAATGGACTAACTACATCAAAGGTTACCAGCGCAGATGGTTCGTGCTCAGCAACGGACTGCTGTCCTATTACAG GACGCAGGCAGAGATGGCCCATACGTGCCGCGGCACCATCAACCTGGCCACAGCTCACATCGACACCGAAGACGCCTGCAATATTGTTCTGAGCAGTGGGGGGCGCACTTACCATCTGAAAGCCAGCACAGAGGTGGAGAGGCAGAGATGGGTCACAGCGCTGGAGCTGGCCAAGGCCAAAGCCATCCGAATGATGAACGATCAGTCCG GGTTGGTGTGTAGTTCAGAGTGTTTGCAGAAAATCACAGGGCTCAGCAATAAGAATTTTCTTCTTCCGGTCCAGTCAGGAGAGCAAATTTACACTGGCCATGTCATTTGA